The proteins below are encoded in one region of Hordeum vulgare subsp. vulgare chromosome 3H, MorexV3_pseudomolecules_assembly, whole genome shotgun sequence:
- the LOC123439241 gene encoding pectinesterase inhibitor 10-like, with protein sequence MRKQQASASASSSSSSSTETKPLRRLLRRGPKPPEQEPSLSLPLLRDPNDADMPPASAPTPSPTPPPPVSTSQHQLPPKIRLTAAQGGHREPATAPPGAGAAHDADSRATSLSSPSPHTTPERRPSRGEAGEGRGEVDPGWGQQIRAAPVRIWQ encoded by the coding sequence ATGCGGAAGCAGcaggcgtcggcgtcggcgtcgtcttcctcctcttcctcgacggAGACCAAGCCGCTCCGCCGCCTGCTCCGCCGCGGGCCGAAGCCGCCGGAGCAGGAGCCGTCCctcagcctccccctcctccgcgACCCCAACGACGCCGACATGCCGCCCGCGTCGGCTCCAACTCCATCACCGACCCCGCCGCCTCCCGTGAGCACGTCGCAACACCAGCTGCCGCCAAAGATCCGGCTCACGGCAGCGCAGGGCGGGCACCGTGAGCCCGCGACGGCGCCACCAGGAGCAGGAGCTGCCCACGACGCGGACTCGCGCGCGacgtccctctcctctccctcaccgCACACGACTCCCGAGCGCAGACCCTCGCGAGGCGAGGCCGGAGAAGGCCGGGGCGAGGTGGATCCGGGTTGGGGTCAACAGATCCGAGCGGCTCCAGTTCGGATCTGGCAATAG
- the LOC123439240 gene encoding uncharacterized protein LOC123439240 produces MSNMFGAGGHGGGGGEQHGGADGTVLCYFHPRELLVGVCAHCLRERLLLLLATKSNNVNGRARPPADGASYLSARPYCRALRRRTGSISSSLPKVFALGSFLQRLDSSRHHHHHHHPDEVVHDHDLAGEDKDTDADDATSVASLDDSFISIKFEDNGKATWVDSQNGAGAKPVREAAAATTKTTALVVEHAGRRGGVTRWRKQVVGRLQLARWKRASGKQLSSSAAAYQRSKARGGGGGRGWIRSLTRRRTAHGERAWS; encoded by the exons ATGAGCAACATGTTCGGCGCTGGCGGCCATGGAGGTGGCGGAGGGGAGCAGCATGGGGGAGCCGACGGCACGGTGCTGTGCTACTTCCACCCGAGGGAGCTGCTGGTCGGCGTGTGCGCGCACTGCCTCCGGGAGCGCCTGCTGCTCCTACTCGCCACCAAAAGCAACAACGTTAACGGCCGCGCGCGCCCGCCGGCGGACGGCGCCAGCTACCTGTCGGCGCGGCCCTACTGCCGGGCGCTCCGGCGCAGGACGGGCAGCATCTCCAGCTCGCTCCCCAAGGTGTTCGCGCTCGGCTCCTTCCTCCAGCGCCTCGACTCCTCccgccaccaccatcaccaccaccaccccgaCGAGGTCGTCCACGACCACGACCTCGCCGGCGAGGACAAGGACACCGACGCCGACGACGCCACCTCCGTCGCCAGCCTCGACG ATTCCTTCATCTCGATCAAGTTCGAGGACAACGGCAAGGCGACGTGGGTGGACAGCCAGAACGGGGCCGGAGCAAAGCCggtgcgcgaggcggcggcggccacgacgaagacgacggcgttggtgGTGGAGCACGCGGGGCGGCGGGGTGGCGTTACGCGGTGGCGGAAGCAGGTGGTGGGGCGGCTGCAGCTGGCGCGGTGGAAGCGGGCGTCGGGCAAGCAGTTGTCGTCCTCGGCGGCGGCGTACCAGCGGTCGAAggcgcgtggcggcggcggcggccggggctgGATCCGGAGCCTGACGCGGCGGCGCACCGCGCACGGCGAGAGGGCGTGGTCGTGA